In Phaseolus vulgaris cultivar G19833 chromosome 3, P. vulgaris v2.0, whole genome shotgun sequence, the sequence ataaaaattcataaataaaagGATGGGGATAGCATAACTTCAGATAATTCAAATGCCAAGATTATTTATTACCTTCAGATACTCCTTGACCTTGTCTGCCTCGGGGAACGAATAATCTGTCGCAATCGCAACAGAAAGAAGATTTTTGTAGGCATTCACAAACATGTGGGGTGCAGCTGCAAGAGTTGGGTATGAGATAGCCAACGAAAGAGAAGTAACCATGGAGACACCAGCAGCAAATTTCTCAAGAAGATCATCCTCAGTAAGATCAAGGACCTCAGGACTAAACACAGAGCCATTATCATAAACAGAAAGGACCACAAGCCCATATGAGAAGGGCCTGATGCCAAGCTTGGCAAGCAATGCAGCTTCAGAAGATCCAACCTTCTCTCCCTTCCTAATGAGTTCAACAGGGGTAATGATTTCCACAGTACCCTTGTTAATCTTGGTCGGAATGTTAAGCACCTAAAAGAAAGAGAATACgcataaacaaaaatattttaagcaCAGTTTATTCCTTGCTAAGTAGTTTGTGAAAACtgttataaaaaatagtattagttGCTCAGtcttctaaaataaaaaatatttaggtagCTTATGTTTTTCTTGCACTTTCATCATATACTATAACATTCTAAAAACAGTTTATAAAACAATACCAACCTGGAAGAAAGAGGTCTGAGATGGATCGAGACCAGTGTTGCCAGGGGGAACAACGACATCAATTGGGGCAACCAAACCAACACGTGCAGGAGCTCCGACCTGTTCAAATCAAATACAGCAAAGTTTCAATGAACATTCAATCGAAGTGCATCATGACACAGTTGCAAAAATAGAAAACTAAAACTAACTATTTGTAATACAAAAGAAcccaaaaaaaatgtaataaacaATTTCTCCAGACATAACAATTTTTGCCATCatatttggataaaaaaatcaCAGCTTACGAAATCAAATAGTACAAAAACTCAACTTACAATTACTCCCTTGCAATAGCATGGTAAACCAGAGCATGATAATATAACATCACTCACTTCAATCACTTTCCGTTCTAAATCATTTATTTTTCAGCATAAACAGACTTAACCAAACACATTCAAGAACTGTAATatgattatttaattttaaaaaaaatcacattcataaaaaaaaaaaacagaaacaaacacACCCATTGTCATATATCAAATTTAATACAATAAAGTAGTgataaaatgcaaaaaaatagcAAAAACATGAGTTTACCTTGTACTTAGCAACCTCCTCGCTGACCTCCTTCAAGTCACCCTTGGTGAAAATCAATCCCACATTGCCCTAATCCAACGCAAAACACGTTCATCagccaaaacattaaaaaccaAAACTAAACAGCATATACAAAACACAAAGGCGAAAGCTTAAACAGATTGAGGAGAAAGGGGAACTGACGATAAGGAGAGGAATGAGGTTGAGATAGACGTTGTTGCCGGTCTTCTCAGAGTGCATCCTGACGGAGCGCTTCATCATGGTGTTCTTCCCCATGAGGACG encodes:
- the LOC137806179 gene encoding large ribosomal subunit protein uL10: MAPKATKAEKKIAYDGKLCQLLEEYGQILVVNADNVGSTQLQNIRKGLRGDSVVLMGKNTMMKRSVRMHSEKTGNNVYLNLIPLLIGNVGLIFTKGDLKEVSEEVAKYKVGAPARVGLVAPIDVVVPPGNTGLDPSQTSFFQVLNIPTKINKGTVEIITPVELIRKGEKVGSSEAALLAKLGIRPFSYGLVVLSVYDNGSVFSPEVLDLTEDDLLEKFAAGVSMVTSLSLAISYPTLAAAPHMFVNAYKNLLSVAIATDYSFPEADKVKEYLKDPSKFAVAAVAAPAAASGAPAAAAKEEEKKEEPAEESDDDMGFSLFD